The Methylacidimicrobium sp. B4 genome contains a region encoding:
- a CDS encoding glycosyltransferase family A protein, which produces MASPFVSIGIPAHDGAGTVAAAVESALAQSWPEKEVLVVDDGSTDPTRERLAPFLPRIRLLAQPNRGRAAARNALLEAARGEWIQWLDQDDVLLPQKIATQLGEASGGTDADVLYAPCLFDEGGETLRTQARCPEAALLGGWFAGELPQTGGYLWRRDALQELGGWSDRAPLFDDYELVGRALRHGLRFRLTPSPGAVWRIRRGPFSAERTRSFAHQKGGVLTEMARWLDEKEGWTAALHHSAGDAFFLVARWLARSGQAEEAERFFAEASARGWMRTPPSPLYRLLLGGLGFSQAERFSAALRRLPPA; this is translated from the coding sequence GTGGCCTCCCCGTTCGTCTCGATTGGCATCCCCGCGCACGACGGCGCCGGCACGGTTGCCGCAGCGGTCGAGAGCGCGCTCGCCCAATCCTGGCCTGAGAAGGAAGTGCTCGTCGTAGACGACGGCTCGACCGACCCGACCCGAGAGCGCCTCGCGCCCTTCCTTCCCCGGATCCGCCTCCTGGCCCAGCCCAACCGGGGGCGAGCCGCCGCCCGCAACGCGCTCCTCGAGGCCGCCCGGGGAGAGTGGATCCAGTGGCTCGACCAGGACGACGTCCTTCTTCCGCAGAAGATCGCCACCCAGCTTGGGGAGGCGAGCGGAGGTACCGACGCAGATGTCCTCTACGCTCCCTGCCTCTTCGACGAGGGTGGAGAAACCTTGCGCACCCAGGCCCGCTGCCCGGAAGCGGCTCTCCTTGGCGGCTGGTTTGCCGGGGAGCTGCCGCAGACCGGCGGCTATCTCTGGCGCCGGGATGCCCTTCAAGAGCTCGGCGGCTGGAGCGACCGGGCACCGCTCTTTGATGACTACGAGCTCGTCGGCCGGGCCCTGCGCCACGGCCTCCGCTTCCGGCTGACTCCCTCCCCGGGAGCCGTCTGGCGGATCCGGCGCGGGCCCTTCTCCGCAGAACGGACCCGGAGCTTTGCTCATCAAAAGGGGGGCGTCCTTACCGAAATGGCTCGATGGCTCGACGAGAAGGAGGGTTGGACCGCAGCTCTCCACCACTCCGCCGGCGACGCCTTTTTCCTGGTCGCCCGCTGGCTCGCCCGCAGCGGCCAAGCCGAGGAAGCCGAACGCTTCTTCGCCGAGGCTTCCGCTCGCGGCTGGATGCGGACCCCCCCCAGCCCGCTCTACCGCCTCCTCCTGGGTGGACTCGGCTTCTCCCAGGCCGAACGCTTCTCGGCGGCCCTCCGCCGTCTCCCCCCCGCATGA